A genomic window from Candidatus Effluviviaceae Genus I sp. includes:
- a CDS encoding TldD/PmbA family protein: MAGNERDLIEICDAAVALARRSGADGAEACASRGGAVDVVLQKNDVHLAKSSEAGAVGVRVFRSGRMGFAFSNRLDAPSVAESVRAALGIAAASPPDPHNGLPEPLPVSYQDGLYDAAARAFGVEAAVESALVMLRAARGYDARVMVDAGEFSARWGERAVVNSRGVRAHEPASAFQCAILGMARDGDVVSSFDYQSDGARGGAGVDPAAVALRFAENVVGSLGAVKGESFSGPVLLAPKAAAHVVCYPIEAAASARSVQKGTSRFCGRLGQMVASEELTLADDPALPGGLASISFDREGVPPEALPIVERGALRHLLYDSYAARVDGRASNGRAGGGPAHVPHVSPTNVVMGEGRATVAEMIAGVDRGVLVTRFSGNVDPVSGDFSGVVKGGRLIRSGKLAEPLCGTMIAGNAFDLLGRILAVSRERERMPGAVLGHVLVEDVVVSAG, encoded by the coding sequence GTGGCCGGGAACGAGCGCGACCTCATCGAGATCTGCGACGCGGCGGTGGCTCTCGCGCGGCGGAGCGGGGCGGACGGGGCCGAGGCCTGCGCGTCCCGCGGCGGCGCCGTGGACGTCGTGCTTCAGAAGAACGACGTCCACCTTGCGAAGAGCTCGGAGGCGGGCGCCGTCGGCGTCCGGGTCTTCCGAAGCGGGCGGATGGGCTTCGCCTTCTCCAACCGCCTCGACGCCCCGAGCGTCGCCGAGTCGGTCCGGGCCGCGCTCGGCATCGCGGCCGCCTCGCCGCCGGACCCGCACAACGGTCTGCCCGAGCCTCTGCCGGTCTCCTACCAGGACGGGCTCTACGACGCGGCCGCGCGCGCCTTCGGCGTCGAGGCGGCTGTCGAGTCCGCGCTCGTCATGCTGCGCGCGGCGCGCGGATACGATGCCCGCGTCATGGTCGACGCGGGCGAGTTCTCCGCGCGCTGGGGCGAGCGCGCCGTCGTGAACTCGCGCGGCGTGAGGGCTCACGAGCCCGCGAGCGCGTTCCAGTGCGCGATCCTCGGGATGGCCCGCGACGGCGACGTCGTCTCGTCGTTCGACTACCAGTCGGACGGCGCGCGCGGCGGGGCCGGCGTGGACCCGGCGGCCGTCGCGCTGCGGTTCGCGGAGAACGTCGTGGGCTCGCTCGGCGCTGTCAAGGGGGAGAGCTTCAGCGGGCCCGTCCTTCTCGCCCCGAAGGCGGCGGCGCACGTCGTCTGCTATCCCATTGAGGCGGCGGCGTCGGCGCGCTCGGTGCAGAAGGGGACGAGCAGGTTCTGCGGGCGGCTCGGGCAGATGGTCGCTTCCGAGGAGCTCACGCTCGCGGACGACCCGGCGCTTCCGGGCGGCCTTGCCTCGATCTCCTTCGACCGGGAGGGCGTGCCTCCCGAGGCGCTCCCCATCGTCGAGCGCGGTGCGCTCAGGCACCTGCTCTACGATTCGTACGCGGCCCGCGTGGACGGGCGCGCGAGCAACGGGCGAGCCGGCGGCGGCCCGGCCCACGTGCCCCACGTGTCCCCCACGAACGTGGTCATGGGGGAGGGGCGTGCGACCGTCGCGGAGATGATCGCGGGGGTCGACCGTGGGGTTCTCGTCACGAGGTTCTCGGGGAACGTCGATCCGGTGAGCGGCGACTTCTCGGGCGTCGTGAAGGGCGGGCGCCTCATCCGGAGCGGGAAGCTGGCCGAACCGCTCTGCGGCACGATGATCGCCGGCAACGCGTTCGATCTTCTCGGCCGCATCCTCGCCGTCTCCCGCGAGCGAGAGAGGATGCCCGGCGCCGTGCTCGGTCACGTTCTCGTCGAGGACGTCGTCGTCTCCGCGGGCTGA
- a CDS encoding AAA family ATPase, whose protein sequence is MRSIAVVNQKGGCGKTTTAINLASCLADSGKRVLLLDGDPQSHASIGLGIDTESLDRSMYDLLMNPDSHVTSLVHRVSERLDVVPSSVVLSAVEQQLSGRPDRENRLRWKVEACSADYDYCIVDCPPSVGLLTFNALVACNEAFVIMEPSYFSLHGALKVIDTIKLVRDQLGMRKQVRVLLTMFDGRTRFANDFVREARGRFGREMFETVIRQSVRFKEASNWGMPVGHFSRSATGARDYRALAEEVIAGEERAAAGGSDEMPQMRETGLEPGMDEWILAQPGPHFVEGGVLFSLVAPEANEVRLVGSFNDWDREHGFPLTRNANGVWHATLDLAPGRHLYKFIIDGVWRPDPANESRAAPNDDCVVEVYRKD, encoded by the coding sequence ATGCGCTCGATCGCCGTCGTGAACCAGAAGGGCGGGTGCGGAAAGACGACCACCGCGATCAACCTCGCGTCGTGTCTGGCCGACAGCGGGAAGCGGGTGCTTCTCCTCGACGGCGACCCCCAGTCCCACGCCTCCATCGGGCTCGGCATCGACACGGAGAGCCTTGACCGCTCGATGTACGACCTGCTCATGAACCCCGACTCCCACGTGACTTCGCTCGTCCACCGCGTCTCCGAGCGTCTCGACGTCGTACCTTCCAGCGTCGTGCTCTCGGCCGTCGAGCAGCAGCTGTCCGGGCGCCCCGATCGCGAGAACCGACTCAGGTGGAAGGTCGAGGCGTGCTCGGCCGACTACGACTACTGCATCGTCGACTGCCCGCCGAGCGTCGGCCTTCTCACCTTCAACGCGCTCGTGGCCTGCAACGAGGCGTTCGTGATCATGGAGCCCTCGTACTTCTCGCTCCACGGCGCGCTCAAGGTCATCGACACGATCAAGCTGGTCCGGGACCAGCTCGGGATGAGGAAGCAGGTGCGCGTGCTCCTCACGATGTTCGACGGGCGCACGCGGTTCGCGAACGACTTCGTCAGGGAGGCGCGCGGTCGCTTCGGCCGCGAGATGTTCGAGACGGTCATCAGACAGAGCGTGAGGTTCAAGGAAGCCTCGAACTGGGGAATGCCCGTCGGCCACTTCTCGCGCAGCGCGACCGGGGCGCGGGACTACCGCGCGCTCGCCGAGGAGGTGATCGCCGGCGAGGAGCGCGCGGCCGCGGGCGGTTCTGACGAGATGCCGCAGATGCGCGAGACGGGCCTCGAGCCCGGGATGGACGAGTGGATCCTCGCGCAGCCGGGGCCTCACTTCGTTGAGGGCGGCGTGCTGTTCTCGCTCGTCGCTCCCGAGGCGAACGAGGTCAGGCTCGTCGGCTCCTTCAACGACTGGGACCGCGAGCACGGGTTTCCTCTCACGAGGAACGCGAACGGAGTCTGGCACGCGACGCTCGATCTCGCTCCCGGGCGGCACCTGTACAAGTTCATCATCGACGGCGTGTGGCGACCGGACCCGGCCAACGAGAGCCGGGCCGCGCCGAACGACGACTGCGTGGTCGAGGTCTATCGCAAGGACTAG
- a CDS encoding tyrosine-protein kinase family protein → MSEGAGNRIPKTLADVSHLFFSTRVEEDAPAASRGGNTTTTGEERPAAPARAAEHAAQEARPRAAERTRIVVVTGGDDAPGKSTVAVNLAHGLLRWGSVGLFDADPRLPNARFYLGLPSWQYLSPLTGDGRPSPAAALDSGLVVVDWTPDATDASELARTDGSVQLEIGGASRRRLDYAVVDVPVGRLRLLHGCARRISRFVVVASPGWDGFAAACGAASRLSTVLGARAVDLVVNRAPDETYAAAYHRKFGMAARDVLSVEARLLAGVGRYTGLGCEQRERGPLVRSRPDVAPALALRNAASSIAGSQPVAECAGARHGARMERACEDENPEIGAA, encoded by the coding sequence ATGAGCGAAGGCGCTGGCAACAGGATCCCGAAGACGCTCGCCGACGTGTCACATCTCTTCTTCTCCACGCGAGTCGAGGAGGACGCGCCGGCCGCATCCCGGGGCGGCAACACGACAACGACCGGGGAGGAGCGCCCCGCCGCGCCCGCGCGCGCCGCGGAGCACGCGGCCCAGGAGGCGCGCCCGCGCGCGGCCGAGCGAACGCGCATCGTCGTCGTCACGGGCGGGGACGACGCCCCGGGCAAGTCGACGGTGGCGGTCAACCTGGCGCACGGGCTGCTTCGCTGGGGCTCCGTCGGGCTCTTCGACGCGGACCCGCGGCTGCCGAACGCGCGGTTCTACCTCGGGCTGCCCTCGTGGCAGTACCTGTCGCCCCTGACGGGGGACGGCCGGCCCTCGCCGGCCGCCGCGCTCGACTCGGGCCTCGTCGTGGTCGACTGGACGCCGGACGCGACGGACGCGTCGGAGCTCGCCCGCACGGACGGCTCCGTGCAGCTCGAGATCGGCGGCGCCTCGCGGCGGCGCCTCGACTACGCCGTCGTCGACGTGCCGGTGGGCAGGCTTCGGTTGCTCCACGGGTGCGCTCGGCGGATCAGCCGCTTCGTCGTGGTCGCCTCTCCGGGATGGGACGGCTTCGCCGCAGCGTGCGGGGCGGCGTCCCGGCTCTCCACGGTCCTGGGGGCGCGGGCCGTGGACCTCGTGGTCAACCGGGCGCCCGACGAGACCTACGCGGCCGCCTACCACAGGAAGTTCGGCATGGCCGCCAGGGATGTCCTCTCGGTGGAGGCGCGTCTGCTCGCGGGCGTGGGCCGCTACACGGGCCTCGGATGCGAGCAGCGCGAGCGGGGTCCTCTTGTGCGATCGCGCCCGGATGTCGCGCCCGCCCTCGCGTTGAGGAATGCGGCGTCGAGCATCGCGGGATCACAGCCGGTGGCGGAGTGCGCGGGCGCTCGTCACGGGGCCCGCATGGAGCGTGCGTGTGAAGACGAGAATCCAGAGATCGGCGCCGCCTGA
- a CDS encoding sigma-70 family RNA polymerase sigma factor — MRSRGSREKELRTSQTGERGLEARSGTAMQNWQELDTDIVRIAARLTPDEMLRDDLAQEMRLHVWLAPDGKTRGWYLAMARWQAVKFLTRTAVDCPDGDLDRQMVLYGVLGDVDPDVLRFIPTDWQETLLRSPMLVSPESLGLSMEIAETLSLLSSRQQQIVSALVQGFTQTEVAAALSLSLRTVASEVARIRAVFRREHGRPGSGGIGQAGLSKKGLHT, encoded by the coding sequence ATGAGATCAAGAGGAAGCCGGGAGAAGGAACTCCGGACGTCACAGACGGGCGAGCGAGGCCTTGAGGCCCGCTCCGGGACGGCGATGCAGAACTGGCAGGAACTGGACACCGACATCGTGCGCATCGCGGCGCGGCTGACGCCGGACGAGATGCTCCGCGACGACCTCGCCCAGGAGATGCGCCTCCACGTGTGGCTGGCCCCGGACGGGAAGACGAGGGGTTGGTACCTCGCCATGGCCCGCTGGCAGGCCGTCAAGTTCCTCACCAGGACCGCCGTGGATTGCCCCGACGGCGACCTGGACCGGCAGATGGTGCTCTACGGCGTGCTTGGCGACGTCGACCCGGACGTCCTGAGGTTCATTCCGACCGACTGGCAGGAGACGCTCCTGAGGTCCCCGATGCTCGTCAGCCCCGAGTCGCTTGGGTTGTCGATGGAGATCGCGGAGACCCTGAGCCTCCTGAGCTCGAGGCAGCAGCAGATCGTGTCCGCTTTGGTGCAGGGATTCACACAAACCGAGGTAGCCGCCGCGCTGAGCCTCTCGCTGAGGACTGTCGCCTCGGAAGTGGCCAGAATACGGGCCGTCTTCAGGAGGGAACACGGCCGCCCGGGGTCCGGCGGGATCGGTCAGGCAGGCCTGTCGAAGAAAGGGCTGCACACTTAG
- a CDS encoding transglutaminase domain-containing protein, with the protein MRLRLALVAAATLLLPAGSLAQGGEAWFAYRLGGIHVGHARETVSVRPDGAIATTAHTEFLIRRGDDLAAMSVSEEWIETADGAPVAYHASRVLSGESRELRVTIDGDTLLVATDAGGEAAERAVPVDGQLLFPRAVDALHAARGLVAGDAYAFSYFDTDFERVGRAEVLVVGEDAVAVMGEERGLVKLVVRSDLLAGIETIEWRDRRGRLWRSEVPAAGLTQERADPEQAVVGGAPGDLAARLAVPSNVRLDAPWAVDWAVYELWTEDGEGALFVPEDGRQTLEGVTEQGVLLRVVRAAPDAAAPGGRDTGGGATAAYLESNALLQTGYPPLAAAAARAAQAAGDDPWRKATAIEAFVHEHIENKGFGTAFGSAAEVLSNRSGDCSEHAVLMAAMTRAVGVPSKLVAGLAYADGVFAYHMWVEVWAGGGWYALDPTLAAGNVDATHIKLAESAAEGGVTADISVGILRALSRLRLRVVDWGTGG; encoded by the coding sequence GTGAGACTGCGGCTCGCGCTGGTGGCGGCGGCCACGCTCCTCCTCCCTGCAGGATCGCTCGCGCAAGGGGGCGAGGCGTGGTTCGCCTACCGGCTGGGGGGCATCCACGTCGGCCATGCGCGCGAGACCGTGAGCGTCCGGCCCGACGGGGCCATCGCCACGACGGCGCATACGGAGTTCCTGATCAGGCGGGGAGACGACCTCGCAGCGATGAGCGTCTCCGAGGAGTGGATCGAGACCGCGGACGGGGCGCCCGTTGCGTACCACGCGAGTCGGGTCCTCTCCGGCGAGTCGCGCGAGCTGCGGGTGACGATCGACGGCGACACGCTCCTCGTCGCGACCGATGCGGGCGGCGAGGCGGCAGAGAGGGCGGTCCCCGTGGACGGGCAGTTGCTGTTCCCGCGCGCGGTCGACGCCCTTCACGCGGCCAGAGGGCTCGTGGCCGGCGACGCATACGCGTTCTCGTACTTCGACACGGACTTCGAGCGCGTCGGCCGGGCGGAGGTCCTTGTCGTCGGCGAGGACGCAGTGGCCGTGATGGGCGAGGAGCGCGGGCTGGTGAAGCTCGTCGTGCGCTCGGACCTCCTCGCGGGCATCGAGACGATCGAGTGGAGAGACCGGAGGGGGCGGCTCTGGCGGAGCGAGGTGCCCGCCGCGGGGCTCACGCAGGAGCGGGCGGACCCGGAACAGGCCGTCGTGGGCGGCGCTCCGGGGGACCTCGCGGCCAGGCTCGCCGTTCCCTCGAACGTCCGGCTGGACGCGCCGTGGGCCGTCGACTGGGCCGTCTACGAGCTCTGGACGGAGGACGGCGAGGGGGCGCTCTTCGTTCCCGAGGACGGACGCCAGACGCTCGAGGGCGTGACGGAACAAGGCGTCCTTCTCAGGGTCGTTCGCGCCGCGCCGGACGCCGCGGCGCCGGGCGGCCGCGACACGGGCGGGGGCGCAACGGCGGCGTACCTCGAGTCGAACGCGCTCCTCCAGACCGGCTATCCGCCCCTGGCGGCCGCCGCCGCCAGGGCGGCGCAGGCCGCGGGGGACGATCCCTGGCGGAAGGCCACGGCGATCGAGGCGTTCGTGCACGAGCACATCGAGAACAAGGGGTTCGGGACGGCGTTCGGCTCCGCCGCGGAGGTGCTCAGCAACCGCTCGGGCGACTGCAGCGAGCATGCGGTGCTGATGGCGGCGATGACGCGTGCCGTGGGGGTCCCGTCGAAGCTCGTGGCCGGGCTCGCGTATGCCGACGGCGTGTTCGCCTACCACATGTGGGTCGAGGTGTGGGCGGGCGGCGGGTGGTATGCGCTCGACCCGACCCTCGCGGCCGGGAACGTTGACGCGACCCACATCAAGCTGGCAGAGTCGGCGGCCGAAGGCGGCGTGACGGCGGACATCTCGGTGGGCATTCTGCGCGCCCTCAGCCGGCTGAGGCTCCGCGTTGTGGACTGGGGGACGGGAGGCTAG
- a CDS encoding helix-turn-helix transcriptional regulator has product MPTTQEVGKRVKDARTELGMTLKDVASLSGMSPTHISEIERGKTSPTVGALRRIAAALQKDTAYFVEEIPLPKVSVVKKEDRDSLILGQGDGFVTAKRLTKGIPAGRISVLLVDDTDGKSIASEPHEGEEAIVVLSGQMKAVVSDTEYILGAGDCLHYSGRVPHSAGAVGGRAKALWIKVMPGVIRW; this is encoded by the coding sequence ATGCCGACAACACAGGAAGTCGGGAAGCGCGTCAAGGACGCTCGCACGGAGCTCGGCATGACGCTCAAGGACGTCGCCTCGCTGTCCGGCATGTCGCCGACGCACATCTCCGAGATCGAGCGCGGCAAGACGTCGCCGACCGTGGGCGCGCTCCGCAGGATCGCGGCGGCGCTTCAGAAGGACACGGCGTACTTCGTGGAAGAGATACCACTGCCCAAGGTGTCCGTCGTGAAGAAGGAGGACCGCGACAGCCTCATCCTCGGCCAGGGCGACGGCTTCGTGACCGCCAAGCGTCTGACGAAGGGCATCCCGGCGGGGCGGATCAGCGTGCTCCTGGTGGACGACACGGACGGCAAGTCCATCGCAAGCGAGCCGCACGAGGGTGAGGAGGCCATCGTTGTTCTGTCGGGCCAGATGAAGGCCGTGGTTTCCGACACCGAGTACATCCTCGGCGCGGGCGACTGCCTGCACTACTCCGGCCGCGTCCCGCACAGCGCGGGGGCCGTCGGCGGCAGAGCGAAGGCGCTCTGGATCAAGGTGATGCCGGGGGTGATCCGCTGGTAG